In Halictus rubicundus isolate RS-2024b chromosome 1, iyHalRubi1_principal, whole genome shotgun sequence, the sequence ggtgatTTCTTGCGTGGCACGCGGCGTACCAGTCACTTGATACCTTCACGCGcttctatgacgtacgcaacgtacacctctgttggccggtttgccgcattttaggcggatttttaaatgttaacaactaaaaaatgaagctgaaatcacaatttttttactccCCTTAAGTTTTCTCCCgtctgtagtcgaacaccctgtgtatTATTAAAGAAATGGCTAATAATTTGCATGAgccttgtcatttttataaagtaatgtgaaatagacaATGTTAGGGCTGCGTGAACCTAGTTTTAAGATTGAACTAGCAGCTTTGGCtgctaaaaataaattgttacggTGCTTTTACTTTTTGGAGCGGACTTTCCAGAGAAGTCCAGGGAGGATCCTTCCGTGAGACTTTCGGTAACCTAGTTCGTCCTCGTTAGTGGATGGCACTACACATGTAACCTGTCCTAACAAGGGAAGGAAAAAAGTAGAAGATCGGCCACTGGAGATTTTCCTGGTTCGATGAGAAGGGAAGCCTCCCTATTTCTTGTCGGCACGTGGAGAAGGCTCCTTCATAAAGCTAGATGCCTTTTAGCTTCTCGCCTCACCCTCGACCTTCCTCTCCGACTTTTCCATTATTAACCCTCATTGTGCTTTGTTCCCGAACGTCGACAGAACTCGTAACACGGGGCCATTGCGTTCTCCCCGTCGCGCGTCGCCCCGGTCCTCGGGACAGAGCTAAGGAGTTCCGGCCACATGTTACGATCCAACTTACACGAAACGCCGAAGAAATGAACGATCGTCGGCCGGCAACTAGGCCAATTACGGGGGTGGGATCTCCCGAAACAGTCGTTCCCGGTGAACGTCGAACGACTCGGATCAAAACTCGATCAGCCCTCGGATGTTCTCCCCGAACCTCGTCCTTAAAAAATgattgttaataaaaatattaatcaccTTACAATCCAAATCCATTGGAATCTTAAACGAAACGCGTCAAGGAGTCTGGATTAAACTCGATTTTATCATTTTCTTGAATGTAATTGaatgtaaatattaaatgttGTTAATATAAACAatgtatactctatactctgTTACTCAGTTAGAAAATATAATTGTGCAAACCTCAAATATGAGCATGAATAAAAAAATCATCGTAAAGAACAGACTAAACGGTAAAAAAGGTGTTAAATGGTATAATTATAAACCGTACACACTATCTACAACAACGTCTCGtttgtaaatataattttgcAACCCTTGAAAAGAAAATCTATACAAAGATACTCCACATGCCTGTACCTTCAAATAATGTAACTCATAccttgattattattattataagctATATATACTATAAAAAATAACATACTCTTAATAAATATAACTTTACAACACTAGGAAACAACGTTCTATCCGAACAACCCCTTAAAACATTACAGATAGTACCCagcaaataatttaattactattCTTTTAAACTGTATATTACCATTTTGTTAATATACAAAACATTTACaatctataaaaataatttttcgtaCAGAAAATCCCATAAGGAAAGGTACAGGGCGCattaaaaatagtgaaaatttaAGTCCATATTGTAAAAAAACTGCTGGATATTTTTTAACGCCACTAGGCTTGTATGCGTCggtgaagcttcctctttacggCGTACGTTGTCCCGTTTCGATACGACGCGACGTTCCGACGCGGAGATATCGCGAGTTGAAGACAatggtaattttttaaatttttcgctatgtctgtctctctcgcacactcggACATCCCTCTCACTCTGGAACACTGACCTGCCTCACGCGTCGAGCAGTTGCGCGGGTCAGGGTTCCATTCATAAaaatactattactattatGGTACACGTTTCCAACAATTGCGGCGTATCAATGGCCGCCGCACGGTCAGCATTCAACCCTTGTATCTATGACACTAATTCAGATATCGGAATGTAACAAAATCCATTCTGCAGGGGAAGCTTCCCCCTACAAGCAGCGTGTACCAACGCTAATAAATTCGTACCGCTTCCGGATGAAATTTGTTGCTAAAGTTAACGTTATATTTCCACACTGTAAGAAAATGGTGGATAGATTCCTTGCAACGTATAGCATCGGTATACGGGCATGGTCATCGGTCGTGTTTTCGTTCATgcgaaaagagaaaataaaatgcGACCCCCGGCATTACCCAAGACAAACGTGACGCAGAACCGATAAATATTGCAATCTTTCGGCGCCAGCGACAAACCGCGTTATTTACGCGGCCAATTTCGCAGCGTGCGCGTGTAGCAAATTGGAAATAAGCATGCCGTGCACTTTACCTTAGTCACGGGCGAGACAGGGGGGGATTTTCATGTCGAGTTCCCCTGCCCCGACTACCCACTACCGGCGAACTCTGCTTCGAAGCGAAGTAGTATTACCGGAATTTCCACGGTCGAGTCCACTCCTAACAGTAATTTTCATTATGTCGTCTGTTATTTCTATAGTGTCTGGCGGAAGGAGGCCAGATACTACAATTTCGCAGTGGGGACATTCCGTAACCGTGTTTTCATTACTATATTTTCTCCTGTAGGGACCCGTTGTAATTAGACTTTCGTTTCGATGCAGCCGGCGATGGCTCTCTGCGAGTTCGGTCGCCGCTCTGTTTTCCGTTCGAACAATGAACTGGAGCGGTGGCGGCGCGGAGTTGGAGGCGGAGTATGTCGGCATTAAGCATTTAACAATTTGAGAGTTGGAAAAGCTTTACGGGGTGGGGGGCGAGCGGCGCGCCGTGAGATTAAAATCAATTCCGCGCTCTGGGAGCTGCGATGCCAAGGAGGCGGAATAGGAACGATAATATTCGGTGTTTCGGTGCGTGGCTTGCGCAGCGACGACAGCTGCGAACAAATAATCCCTGACCTGCGAACGATCGTGTACCACGTTGTCGCTCGAGTTAAGACTCGATGCCACGAGAATCCCGGCGAGGGGCGGAGCGGGTGTCGCCGTTAAAGACACCCTCGGGGATCCTCCTGGCGCATCGATCCGACCCGCCACGCCGGCCACGCCACGCACGCACCGTGCTCCCCTCGCTTCCTCCCACTAACAGATAATTCTGTTTATTACAGATAAACTCCCGATGGTCGCTCGGGCCCGAGCTTTGCGACATATGGACCAGCAGCGACGTTCTCTGCTGCACTGCCTCGATATTGCATCTGGTGGCTATCGCGGTCGACAGATATTGGGCAGTCACCGATATCAATTATATACAGGTTAATTAACGCCCGGCGTCGCGGTCGACGGGACAAACGGCCGGCACCCGGAACCGAACGAATATCGAAACTTACGTCACGATCGCGTGTCGGACAGCCCTTAGGGAAGTCTGTGACTCGCCGGAGATTAGGACAACCTGCGATATTGATCTGGGAACGCGATTCGATACTCCGATGCCCGCCGTTGTCCCGTACAGTCGCGGCCGGATCGGAGATCATTAAAGTGGAGGATACGATTAGCGGGTCCATTGCGTGCCGGCGATGTTGCTCCCTTTTTCCTTCCGCGAGCACCACGCTGAATTACAGTGGAATCCGGTTCACGAGGAACCAAAAATAAGACGCTTAGAAATTCTTTCGTACCGAAATTACATCGATCAGAAATTTTCTTTGAAAACTAGTTTCAAGTACGTCTCCTATATTCTAAAACACTGAAACTCCTAGCCACCTTCTCGCACATCCAACGAAGCTGGATGTCTAGCGGAGGTCATCGGTGACCGACGCTATAGAATTACCGAAAAATGATTATGAAAATTAATTCCtctgaatatcaatttattaacGCTGAAATGAACTTGATTACAGTGTGCTTAAATAGGTGAGACTTGTGTGAAATTCATAAACGTTTTCGCCGCGTGGCAGTCGACGGACAGCTAGAAGAATGTTTCTGCCTCTAATCAGACGAAAGAAATTCATTCTCGTGCCAATTCGCACAGACACGCAGATTCTCAAAGCCGTGGAACAGAATTCATAGGCATTTGGTAGCTTGATTTCGTGCGAAACCGTTCTGATTCCGTCGGATGCCGATTCCTATCTAGCAATCGATCAATATAGCATCAATGACAGGCCGATGTTAAATCGAATCTAAATCCTCCTCTATCCCGATACCGGTACCCGCATGTTCAGGATAGTTCCCGGTCGGGGATTTCGAAAGGCAGGATTACGATGATATCCTTGTTCGGGGAGCCGGCCATCTCCACGGAACAACTAGGTATATTGAAATAGTTCTGGCAAGGGAACAGAGAGCACATTCGTAATTGCGATCGACTCCGGATCCTCTTGGCCTTTCGGCCCCGCGTAAAATTGGATTCTTCTTCATCGGAGAGTTTCAATAAACGGCGGTAATCGTCCGCCACGGATTTCGAGTAGCCCGATGATGTTCGCGTATGGTCTCGATAATTAAACGTCCTCACAACGTgtaaaacggcgaaaaaatgaGTTCGATGGTGGAAGGGAGACGCTTCCCGAGGTCGATAGAGATTCAAGGAATGTTCTGTACTTCCAGGCGAGGAATCCGAGGCGGATCGGTATCCTGATTATCACCGTCTGGGTGGTGTCTTTAGGAATCTCGCTGGCGCCCCAGCTCGGATGGAAAGACCCTGGTTATTTGGACCGTATACAGGACGGGATATGTCTGGTGTCGCAGGATCCCGCGTACCAGGTGGGCACTTTATCACGCCTCAGATTCGAATTAATCTAACATTGAGGTATTCAATTCTCGGAAGCCAGACGTTTTCCGAACATGAGAAATTAGGTACAATCTCCAAATTCCTAAACGTAGTCCAGTTATTTGttgtatacagtgttttctatatacagtgatttctctatatatgtcgccaagtactggatgataaaggtcgcggaattatccccactaccgcagtgtataccccgtgaggggccacgaagtacgagaggacgccgaggagtgtaaacataacacggctcgggtatgtctcttggacgacacgcgacgctggcaagacccatgttgttgacatatatcgcgaattcactgtgtatgtcccaaatatctagccgataaaagtccccactgccgcggggtatacccgtgaggggccgtcaaccgagcttcgctgtccttttctatgttcggtgTGAATCCAAGAAGaagtatcttctggccgatatatgtccccggctagacccgtgttgtggacatatatcgagaaaacactgtatattcGAAGTTTTGAATGGTCGATGAAAAGCGGTGAATATGTTCTCGCCACGTATAATGAAGAACTCTTCTCGAAATACTTTGCAGATTTTCGCCACTTGCGCCACTTTCTACGTACCCCTGCTCGTCATTCTATTCCTGTACTGGAGGATATTCCAAGCGGCACGAAAGCGAATCAGAAAGAGGCCGGGGACCATCGTGCAGCCACCCCGCGAAAGAAGAGGCATCCTCAGACTCGTCACAAGAAGGTTCCGCTACCCCACATCTATGCGCGTTAGGAGACTCGTTAGTCGAGCACCTTAACCCACCCCATCCCCCGTATCCATTCATAATTTCTGCGAAGCTGTTTCTTTTAATTACGTGGCGGAATTGAATAGCGTGCCACGCTCCACCCACTCATTTAACCCCACTGAATCCCGCGGATATCTCAGGACTATTTAATGCTCTCACAATCGCAATTCTATTTAAGATCGCACACTTCGTTTCGCGCCCTCGAGCTCCGGATGGTTCAATCGAATATTTTAATACTTCTCAGAATCTTTACTCGCTAACAAAATGCGGATCTACGGatcttttgcaaaataaaaattgtttgcataacAAGAACCAAACAGAAACTATCTCTCTGTAATGATTCTAATAAGCTGAAACTATTGATGGTATTACAAAGTGCCTACCCACTTTGATAACAAATCtacaagatccgcagtctattggtAATATCGTTTGCGATTATTATGTCAAAGATTTTCAAGCTTCCTTCtgtacagcacaattattgaaaattctattaaCCCTATCCAGCCCTATGATTCACATTACATTCATTAATCAcgtcataattttatataaattgtaGTATCTCTCAGCGGTTCCACGTAGGCTGGCAAAGCTACGTATGGAAATACAGTAAGGTCTTGATCTAAGCAGAACGGAGCTCTACGAACTTAGTCAGTTCACATATTCCCTCCACTGGGGGGAGGGAGgcaaccactactaatccaattacaaaacttctttgtttttcattactttttatgggacttccaccaacttatttgtggcattcttctgattaaaatgacactaaggACGATATAATTTCAACTATATTCAGTAGTtcaattgacggtatgtagtgcgTCTTCGGCCGTGCGGTCCGTGTTTGCATGCGCTGTACTTTTCTACATTCGACGCGGTCGACGCGGGCACAAGGCAATAAtagccctgcacgatctatgtcatagcatggacccgaggattgggctcaGATCATGACTTTACTGTACAATTGAGTCGTACTGTCGGACTTTGCGCGTCGGACCGCAAAGAGTTAATATTCGTCGACATGTCTACGATTAAATGCTTATAAACCGTAAagattgaaattgtaaaaatgaattCCAGGCCGAGGGAGGAGTCGACAGCGTTCACTATCACAAGATCGACGCCGGATCACTCGTCGATCTCGCCGGAGAAGTCGTCGTCGAACAACGGTGCGAACACGACGCAGTCGGCGACGGTGACGCCGTCGACAGTAACACCGTCGACGGTctcgacaacgacgacgaccacgacgacgaccacgGTGACGAACCCGTCGAGCAGCCACTCGACTTCCAGCAGGAGGACACGTGAAACGATGGAGTCGAAGCGCGAGAGAAAAGCGGCGAAAACGCTCGCGATAATAACCGGCGCGTTCGTGGCCTGCTGGCTGCCTTTCTTCTTGGTCACGTTGCTTAGAGCGACCTGCGAGGTCTGCGAGCCGCCCGAGCTCATAGCCAGCGTCTTCCTATGGCTAGGATACTTCAACAGCACCCTGAACCCCGTAATCTACACGGTGTTCTCGCCGGAGTTCAGACAAGCATTCAAGAGGATGCTGTGTGGCAGTTCCAGGATAATTCGCTAGCAGTGGATTTAAAAAGTGTGTGAGAATATGCGTGcttgcgagagagaaagagaaagagagagagagagttaatAGACGCGCGAGTCCCATGTATATACAGTTATACTACTTCCTTCTCCTTCGGATAGCGTTCAACTACCATGTCACGTACTTAGGCATGTCTTAGAGAGTCCGTAGACTTTTTTCCTTGAAAGTTGCCGCTGAGGTGACCCTGGTTCGCGGCGAACTGCCGATGAGAACAACGACCAGAAGGTCCAGGAACAATCCAATTATCCTCGAGGTTGTTCCGTAGAATTTCTGATCGATCGCGCTCATCAAGATCGCCGGGAAACGATTTTTCAGTGCTCGACGCCTCGAGGCGACTGTTTCTATATGATAGAACTATCCTATGAAAGTTCTCTTTGAGATAGATGCATTCTCTGATACGTCTATGATAATATTTAATATGGATGCCGACGTGTTGCCCACTTGCCGTCTCatattaatgaattattttcgACAGAAATGCGTATTCATTTTTAAAAGATCCCTGACAAAAGTTCGCATTTTCATTCTTTCCCAATATTTAAGCAATTCTGGAGTAATTATCTCTTGGCACACTGgaagatttttataaaatgagcGTTGTTCTGTAAGTTTAATGGTTTCTGATTTGACGTAAGACCATCGTGGGTCACTCGTATATTAACTGTTAATAGACTTCTAGGTTtatcaaaattgaatttttgagtaaattgaaattttatataaaattcttattgaaatttttaattttagagTAAACTTAAATTTTACATGAAAGTTTTAtcgaaatttaattttagaGGAAATTTCTAGCAAGACTTCGCATTTTGATTGTTTCCTAATATTTAAGAAATTCTGGATTATATCTCGACATACCGAATCATTCGAATAAGATTGAGGGTGGTTTTGTAAGTTCAATGAATTTTCTGAATTGACGGAAGAGCATTGTGGATCACTCGTTGGCACACAGAAAAACACGTTCCATTGACGCTCGAAGTCAGAACGACCGCGGGCTGTTTCGAGCGGAAGGATCGAGACGGGAAAACTCGGTCTCGCGACTGCTTCATCCTCCCGCGATTCGATCCACCCGAATACATATTCAATTTACACGCAGAACTATGTACAGACGCGTTAAAACAACACATTCATTTCCTCCGTTGATGTTCGCGAGACCGCCGCGACTTTCGTTCGACGATTAATAATAGCGTTAGACGTCGGCGACGATAACGTCGATCCCTCTTCGTCGGAAGTAGCTTCCATCGTTCCCACGCGGGTCTTGGCGACGTTTTGCTCTTCTGCCAAGAGGACAGTCGTTTCACTGTAAATAGTCTGTCATTTAGATAGTAAGAACTGCCGAAGTGCGCGAGACTTTGCGTGACGGCGACGAGCTCGATGCAGATTGTCAATCTAGTGGAAGAAATGATAAGCATACGGTTG encodes:
- the 5-ht1 gene encoding serotonin receptor — translated: MEEHISQAAGNSSADGFVFTDASIILRALVLGLLILVTVVGNLFVIAAILLERNLQSVANYLIVSLAVADLMVACLVMPFGAVYEINSRWSLGPELCDIWTSSDVLCCTASILHLVAIAVDRYWAVTDINYIQARNPRRIGILIITVWVVSLGISLAPQLGWKDPGYLDRIQDGICLVSQDPAYQIFATCATFYVPLLVILFLYWRIFQAARKRIRKRPGTIVQPPRERRGILRLVTRRPREESTAFTITRSTPDHSSISPEKSSSNNGANTTQSATVTPSTVTPSTVSTTTTTTTTTTVTNPSSSHSTSSRRTRETMESKRERKAAKTLAIITGAFVACWLPFFLVTLLRATCEVCEPPELIASVFLWLGYFNSTLNPVIYTVFSPEFRQAFKRMLCGSSRIIR